A genomic region of Streptomyces sp. NBC_00247 contains the following coding sequences:
- a CDS encoding transporter: MSVLDVSSGPAPVAPVAGSEGLVALFVRLKLALLRNGLRQSAGRQAAFVVSLVVVVLIAVGQLLGLVLLRGEGRDAATVTVLATGVLALGWAVLPLFFPSGDETLDPSRLVMLPLRPRPLVRALLVASLVGIGPLFALCLLVGSVLAVAHGSGAAVVGVVAVPLALLICVALARSVATANIRLLTSRKGRDLAVLSGLVIAVGMQFVNFGAQRIGAAGGLSALEPAAGVVRWLPAASAIGAVDSASGGAYGEAVAQLLVSAVALAALLWWWRRGLVTLMTAPDGSTIAAAGPSRAKDPAARRPRPGRLLPEGRTRTVMGRSLRYVLRDPKTKAAWITSLAVGLIVPLFNALQGAGTVWFACFAPMLLGMQMFNQFGQDTSAFWMVAQTISTPRDAYEELRARALALAAIAVPYTVLVAVALSVMLDAWGSLAGVVGVLLALLGAMLGLGAPASAFLPYSVPQEGGFKNAVPGQGGLAVLSSLVGLFGSVVVAAPVIAVTVALTVTDSRSVWLMAPAGAVYGVLVAWAGLRLAAARTAARLPEILAAVSKG; the protein is encoded by the coding sequence ATGAGTGTCCTCGACGTCTCCTCCGGCCCCGCCCCGGTCGCCCCGGTCGCCGGGAGCGAGGGGCTGGTCGCCCTCTTCGTACGGCTCAAGCTGGCGCTGCTCCGCAACGGGCTGCGGCAGTCGGCCGGGCGGCAGGCCGCGTTCGTGGTGTCCCTGGTCGTGGTGGTCCTGATCGCGGTCGGGCAGTTGCTCGGGCTGGTGCTGCTGCGCGGCGAGGGGCGGGACGCGGCCACCGTGACGGTGCTGGCCACCGGGGTGCTCGCCCTGGGGTGGGCGGTGCTGCCGCTGTTCTTCCCGAGCGGGGACGAGACGCTCGACCCGAGCCGGCTGGTGATGCTGCCGCTCCGGCCGCGTCCGCTGGTGCGGGCCCTGCTGGTCGCCTCACTCGTCGGCATCGGGCCGCTGTTCGCGCTCTGCCTGCTGGTGGGCTCGGTGCTCGCGGTGGCGCACGGGTCGGGGGCGGCGGTCGTCGGGGTGGTCGCCGTACCGCTGGCGCTGCTGATCTGCGTGGCGCTGGCCCGGTCCGTCGCAACGGCGAACATCAGGCTGCTGACCTCGCGCAAGGGCCGCGATCTCGCGGTGCTGAGCGGGCTGGTGATCGCGGTGGGCATGCAGTTCGTGAACTTCGGCGCCCAGCGCATCGGCGCGGCGGGCGGGCTCTCCGCCCTGGAACCGGCCGCCGGTGTGGTGCGGTGGCTGCCCGCCGCCTCGGCGATCGGCGCGGTGGACTCCGCGTCCGGCGGGGCGTACGGCGAGGCGGTGGCGCAGCTTCTCGTCTCGGCGGTGGCCCTGGCCGCTCTGCTGTGGTGGTGGCGGCGCGGGCTGGTGACGCTGATGACGGCCCCGGACGGCTCGACGATCGCCGCCGCCGGACCGTCGCGCGCGAAGGACCCCGCCGCCCGGCGTCCGAGGCCGGGCCGTCTGCTGCCCGAGGGCCGCACCCGTACGGTGATGGGCCGGAGCCTGCGGTACGTCCTGCGGGACCCGAAGACGAAGGCGGCCTGGATCACCTCGCTCGCGGTCGGGCTGATCGTGCCCCTCTTCAACGCCCTGCAGGGCGCGGGCACGGTCTGGTTCGCCTGCTTCGCGCCGATGCTCCTCGGGATGCAGATGTTCAACCAGTTCGGCCAGGACACCTCCGCCTTCTGGATGGTGGCGCAGACCATCTCGACGCCCCGGGACGCGTACGAGGAGCTCCGGGCGCGCGCCCTGGCACTGGCGGCCATCGCCGTGCCGTACACGGTGCTGGTCGCCGTGGCGCTCTCCGTCATGCTTGACGCCTGGGGGTCGCTGGCCGGGGTGGTCGGAGTCCTGCTCGCCCTGCTCGGCGCGATGCTCGGTCTGGGCGCGCCCGCGTCGGCGTTCCTCCCGTACTCGGTCCCGCAGGAGGGCGGCTTCAAGAACGCGGTGCCGGGTCAGGGCGGACTGGCCGTGCTGTCCTCCCTGGTGGGCCTGTTCGGCTCCGTGGTGGTGGCCGCGCCGGTGATCGCCGTGACGGTGGCGCTGACCGTGACGGATTCCCGGTCGGTGTGGCTGATGGCGCCCGCGGGCGCGGTGTACGGCGTGCTCGTCGCCTGGGCGGGTCTGCGGCTCGCGGCGGCGCGCACGGCGGCCCGGCTGCCGGAGATCCTGGCGGCGGTCAGCAAGGGGTGA
- a CDS encoding metal-dependent transcriptional regulator: protein MSGLIDTTEMYLRTILELEEEGVVPMRARIAERLDQSGPTVSQTVARMERDGLVQVAGDRHLELTEEGRRLATRVMRKHRLAECLLVDVIGLEWEQVHAEACRWEHVMSEAVERRVLELLRHPTESPYGNPIPGLEELGEHAEADPFLEQGMVSLAELDPGSDGKTVVVRRIGEPIQTDAQLMYTLRRAGVQPGAVVSVTAAAGGVLVGSGGEAAELDSEVASHVFVAKR from the coding sequence ATGTCCGGACTGATCGACACCACGGAGATGTACCTCCGCACCATCCTCGAACTCGAAGAGGAAGGCGTGGTCCCGATGCGCGCCCGTATCGCTGAGCGGCTGGACCAGTCCGGTCCCACGGTCAGTCAGACGGTGGCCCGGATGGAACGCGACGGGCTGGTCCAGGTCGCCGGTGACCGCCACCTTGAGCTGACCGAGGAGGGACGCCGCCTGGCGACCCGGGTCATGCGCAAGCACCGCCTCGCCGAGTGCCTGCTCGTCGACGTCATCGGCCTGGAGTGGGAGCAGGTGCACGCCGAGGCCTGCCGCTGGGAGCACGTGATGAGCGAGGCCGTGGAGCGGCGGGTGCTGGAGCTGCTGCGCCACCCCACGGAGTCCCCGTACGGCAACCCGATCCCGGGCCTGGAGGAGCTGGGCGAGCACGCCGAGGCCGATCCGTTCCTGGAACAGGGCATGGTCAGCCTGGCCGAGCTGGACCCGGGCAGCGACGGCAAGACCGTCGTGGTGCGCCGGATCGGCGAGCCCATCCAGACCGACGCCCAGCTGATGTACACGCTCCGGCGCGCCGGGGTCCAGCCGGGAGCCGTCGTCAGCGTGACGGCGGCGGCCGGCGGCGTCCTGGTCGGCTCGGGCGGGGAGGCCGCGGAGCTGGACAGCGAGGTCGCCTCGCACGTCTTCGTCGCCAAGCGCTGA
- a CDS encoding citrate synthase 2, protein MSAFVPGLEGVVAFETEIAEPDREGGALRYRGIDIEDLVGKVSFGNVWGLLVDGAFNPGLPAAEPFPIPVHSGDIRVDVQSALAMLAPVWGLKPLLDIDEATARDDLARAAVMALSYVAQSARGQGLAMVPQSEIDKADSVVERFMIRWRGEPDPRHVKAVDAYWTSAAEHGMNASTFTARVIASTGADVAAALSGAVGAMSGPLHGGAPSRVLGMIEEIERTGDATAYVKQALDKGERLMGFGHRVYRAEDPRARVLRRTARELAAPRFEVAEALEKAALEELHARRPDRVLATNVEFWAAIVLDFAEIPAHMFTSMFTCARTAGWSAHILEQKRTGRLVRPSAEYVGPAARDPREIDGYDSITPITG, encoded by the coding sequence ATGTCCGCATTCGTACCCGGGCTTGAGGGAGTCGTCGCGTTTGAAACGGAGATCGCCGAACCGGACAGGGAAGGCGGTGCGCTCCGTTATCGCGGGATCGACATCGAGGACCTCGTCGGCAAAGTGTCCTTCGGCAACGTCTGGGGACTGCTGGTGGACGGGGCGTTCAACCCCGGTCTGCCGGCCGCCGAGCCGTTTCCCATTCCGGTCCACTCCGGTGACATCCGGGTGGACGTGCAGTCGGCGCTGGCGATGCTCGCCCCGGTCTGGGGCCTGAAGCCGCTGCTCGACATCGACGAGGCGACGGCCCGCGACGACCTCGCGCGGGCGGCCGTGATGGCCCTGTCGTACGTGGCGCAGTCGGCGCGCGGGCAGGGGCTCGCGATGGTTCCGCAGAGCGAGATCGACAAGGCGGACTCGGTGGTCGAGCGGTTCATGATCCGCTGGCGCGGCGAGCCGGACCCCCGGCACGTCAAGGCCGTCGACGCCTACTGGACCTCCGCCGCCGAACACGGCATGAACGCCTCCACCTTCACCGCCCGGGTCATCGCCTCGACCGGCGCGGACGTGGCCGCGGCGCTCTCGGGCGCGGTGGGAGCGATGTCGGGTCCGCTGCACGGCGGCGCCCCCTCCCGGGTGCTCGGCATGATCGAGGAGATCGAGCGGACCGGGGACGCCACCGCGTACGTGAAGCAGGCGCTGGACAAGGGCGAGCGGCTGATGGGCTTCGGCCACCGCGTCTACCGCGCCGAGGACCCGCGCGCCCGGGTGCTGCGGCGCACCGCCCGCGAGCTCGCCGCGCCGCGCTTCGAGGTGGCGGAGGCTCTGGAGAAGGCGGCGCTGGAGGAGCTGCACGCGCGGCGCCCGGACCGGGTGCTGGCGACGAACGTCGAGTTCTGGGCGGCGATCGTGCTGGACTTCGCGGAGATCCCGGCGCACATGTTCACCTCGATGTTCACCTGCGCCCGCACGGCCGGCTGGTCGGCGCACATCCTGGAGCAGAAGCGCACGGGCCGGCTGGTGCGGCCCTCGGCCGAGTACGTGGGCCCGGCGGCGCGGGACCCGCGCGAGATCGACGGGTACGACTCGATCACGCCGATCACGGGCTGA
- a CDS encoding sugar isomerase domain-containing protein yields MSESKLAGQFFDAAIGLLARVRDEEAASVAAAGAAVADTVAAGGRLFAFGAGHSSLAAQDVVYRAGGPALMNLLAVPGTVGVDVMPATLGSALERVEGLATTVLAASPATAGDLLVIISLSGRNTLPVEMAREARARGLTVIGVTSVAYAAATSSRAASGGFLLDHCDIVLDSKIAVGDAELTTDGVGAPFAPASTVVTSALMQATMAAAAEELAARGIEPPLLRSGNVDGGHEWNRRVFEDNRDRIFYQH; encoded by the coding sequence ATGAGCGAGAGCAAGCTGGCCGGCCAGTTCTTCGACGCGGCCATCGGGCTGCTGGCCCGGGTCCGCGACGAGGAGGCCGCCTCCGTCGCGGCGGCCGGCGCGGCCGTGGCCGACACCGTCGCCGCGGGCGGCCGGCTCTTCGCCTTCGGCGCCGGACACTCCTCGCTCGCCGCCCAGGACGTGGTGTACCGGGCGGGCGGCCCCGCCCTGATGAACCTGCTCGCCGTGCCGGGCACGGTCGGGGTCGACGTGATGCCCGCGACCCTCGGCTCGGCGCTGGAGCGGGTGGAGGGGCTCGCCACCACGGTGCTCGCGGCCAGCCCGGCCACCGCGGGTGACCTGCTGGTGATCATCTCGCTCTCCGGCCGCAACACACTGCCCGTGGAGATGGCCCGCGAAGCCCGGGCGCGCGGCCTCACCGTGATCGGGGTGACCTCGGTGGCGTACGCCGCCGCCACCTCGTCCCGGGCCGCTTCGGGCGGCTTCCTGCTCGACCACTGCGACATCGTCCTCGACAGCAAGATCGCGGTGGGCGACGCGGAGCTGACCACCGACGGGGTCGGAGCCCCCTTCGCCCCGGCCTCGACCGTCGTGACCAGCGCGCTGATGCAGGCGACGATGGCCGCGGCCGCCGAGGAACTGGCCGCACGCGGCATCGAGCCGCCGCTGTTGCGCTCGGGGAACGTCGACGGCGGCCACGAGTGGAACCGGCGCGTGTTCGAGGACAACCGGGACCGGATCTTCTACCAGCACTGA
- the pdxH gene encoding pyridoxamine 5'-phosphate oxidase: MREQYRSEAFAEQDLAPEPMDQFARWFRQVAAHGALHEPNAMVVSTASPDGRPSSRTVLLKGFDARGFVFYTNYESRKGRELAANPHVSLLFPWHPLARQVIVTGTAEQVSREETVAYFRTRPHGSQLGAWASAQSTVIGSRRELTERYEELAARYPEGEKVPVPPHWGGFRVTPETVEFWQGHENRLHDRLRYVRPVTPERGPGWHVERLCP; this comes from the coding sequence ATGCGCGAGCAGTACCGTTCCGAGGCGTTCGCCGAGCAGGATCTGGCCCCCGAGCCCATGGACCAGTTCGCCCGCTGGTTCCGGCAGGTCGCCGCCCACGGCGCCCTGCACGAGCCGAACGCCATGGTGGTCTCCACCGCCTCGCCGGACGGCCGCCCGTCCTCCCGCACGGTGCTGCTCAAGGGGTTCGACGCGCGCGGCTTCGTCTTCTACACCAACTACGAGTCCCGCAAGGGCCGGGAGCTGGCCGCCAACCCGCACGTCTCACTGCTCTTCCCCTGGCACCCGCTCGCCCGCCAGGTCATCGTCACCGGCACCGCGGAGCAGGTGAGCCGCGAGGAGACGGTGGCGTACTTCCGTACCCGGCCGCACGGCTCCCAGCTCGGCGCGTGGGCGAGCGCGCAGTCCACGGTCATCGGCTCCCGCCGCGAACTCACCGAGCGGTACGAGGAACTCGCCGCCCGCTACCCGGAGGGCGAGAAGGTGCCCGTCCCGCCGCACTGGGGCGGTTTCCGGGTGACGCCCGAGACGGTGGAGTTCTGGCAGGGCCACGAGAACCGGCTGCACGACCGGCTGCGGTACGTACGTCCCGTGACGCCGGAGCGCGGGCCCGGCTGGCACGTGGAGCGCCTCTGCCCCTGA
- a CDS encoding ATP-binding cassette domain-containing protein: protein MTLELSRCTYRYRRGRQPVLKDFDYALPDGLSILLGPNGAGKSTLLRLAASVTRPQRGSVHLDGMAAGTRQYRQDVAWMPQDITPMPGLTAREYVAYIGWLKGMSRRDAWKRARQALVQVDLADRMNERSDRLSGGQLRRVGVAGALVHGARVLLLDEPTAGLDPYQRRVFRDMLAGLTGDIRVLLSTHDVADLAEEADHVTVVYDGRIIHHGDTASFLALTPPGTVAGRVAEGAYTALLRDSGARA, encoded by the coding sequence GTGACCCTCGAACTCAGCCGCTGCACCTACCGTTACCGGCGCGGCCGTCAGCCCGTACTGAAGGACTTCGACTACGCCCTTCCCGACGGGCTCTCCATCCTGCTGGGCCCCAACGGTGCCGGGAAATCGACCCTGTTGAGGCTCGCGGCCTCGGTGACGCGCCCGCAGCGCGGCAGCGTCCACCTCGACGGGATGGCCGCGGGCACCCGGCAGTACCGGCAGGACGTGGCGTGGATGCCGCAGGACATCACCCCGATGCCCGGCCTCACGGCACGCGAGTACGTCGCGTACATCGGCTGGCTCAAGGGCATGAGCCGCCGGGACGCCTGGAAACGGGCCCGGCAGGCGCTCGTGCAGGTCGACCTCGCCGACCGGATGAACGAGCGCAGCGACCGCCTCTCCGGAGGCCAGCTGCGGCGCGTCGGGGTGGCCGGAGCGCTGGTGCACGGCGCCCGTGTGCTGTTGCTCGACGAACCGACCGCGGGCCTCGACCCGTACCAGCGGCGGGTGTTCCGGGACATGCTGGCGGGGCTCACCGGCGACATCCGGGTACTGCTCTCGACCCATGACGTCGCCGACCTCGCCGAGGAAGCCGACCACGTGACCGTGGTCTACGACGGCAGGATCATCCACCACGGCGACACCGCCTCGTTCCTGGCGCTCACGCCGCCCGGCACCGTCGCGGGCCGTGTGGCGGAAGGCGCCTACACGGCCCTGTTGCGCGACAGCGGGGCCAGGGCCTGA
- a CDS encoding PAS domain S-box protein: MGSGTADASASDAAGATGVTGVPDAAVTDAGPGAELLAALLDGMDTALFALDAAGAVTHWNRQAERVLGWSAAEVVGRDGFAGWAVRGPDADEVRRRLMAIQDSPGRQVHEFALVRKDGGRVLVRMQAAGMRGEDGGPAGVYCAFSEAHAQIDLERSIALSEALFQDGPWGVVLVDADLRPTVVNAHAARALGGGRTSLLGRPLGEVVLQGVEDLEGAFHHVLAAGAPPAPAELWVTLRSREGGRRRCWRSGFLRLSSPLTEEAVPLGVAWLFQDVTEARAAEQAAARLRFRSAQLHRAARAAAECEDPWEAATTTLDFSLAGFADHALLDLVAGEALIPTAATPTDAPGPCLLVAGGSFPARYGPGHPAFQTLDRIAPVRVSAGGAGTSWAAERQWPRQVAHALCVALRSRGRTLGVVTFLRTADRPAFEREDAAHAESAAVRVASAVDLALLLDGRTGG; the protein is encoded by the coding sequence ATGGGCAGTGGCACGGCGGACGCGTCCGCGTCGGACGCCGCGGGGGCCACCGGGGTCACGGGTGTACCGGACGCCGCCGTCACCGATGCCGGACCCGGCGCCGAACTCCTCGCCGCGCTCCTCGACGGCATGGACACCGCCCTCTTCGCCCTCGACGCCGCCGGCGCCGTCACCCACTGGAACCGCCAGGCCGAACGCGTCCTCGGCTGGTCCGCCGCCGAAGTGGTCGGCCGGGACGGCTTCGCGGGCTGGGCGGTGCGCGGACCCGACGCCGACGAGGTGCGCCGGCGGCTGATGGCGATCCAGGACTCCCCGGGCCGCCAGGTCCACGAGTTCGCCCTGGTCCGCAAGGACGGCGGCCGGGTCCTCGTGCGCATGCAGGCCGCCGGGATGCGCGGCGAGGACGGCGGGCCGGCCGGGGTGTACTGCGCGTTCAGCGAGGCGCACGCCCAGATCGACCTGGAACGCTCCATCGCGCTGAGCGAGGCGCTCTTCCAGGACGGGCCCTGGGGCGTGGTCCTGGTCGACGCCGATCTGCGGCCCACCGTCGTCAACGCGCACGCGGCGCGGGCGCTCGGCGGCGGCCGGACCTCCCTGCTCGGGCGCCCCCTCGGAGAGGTCGTCCTCCAAGGGGTCGAGGACCTCGAAGGCGCTTTTCACCACGTGCTCGCCGCCGGGGCGCCGCCCGCCCCCGCCGAACTCTGGGTGACCCTGCGCAGCCGTGAGGGCGGGCGGCGCCGCTGCTGGCGCAGCGGCTTCCTGCGGCTCTCCTCGCCCCTCACCGAAGAGGCGGTACCGCTCGGGGTCGCCTGGCTGTTCCAGGACGTCACCGAGGCGCGCGCCGCCGAGCAGGCCGCGGCCCGGCTGCGGTTCCGCTCCGCCCAACTGCACCGCGCCGCCAGGGCCGCGGCCGAGTGCGAGGACCCGTGGGAGGCGGCGACGACCACCCTCGACTTCTCGCTGGCCGGCTTCGCCGATCACGCGTTGCTCGACCTGGTGGCGGGGGAAGCGCTGATTCCCACGGCGGCCACCCCGACGGACGCCCCCGGCCCGTGCCTGCTGGTGGCGGGCGGTTCCTTCCCGGCCCGCTACGGCCCCGGCCACCCGGCCTTCCAGACGCTGGACCGGATCGCCCCGGTCCGGGTGAGCGCGGGCGGCGCGGGAACATCCTGGGCGGCCGAACGCCAGTGGCCCCGGCAGGTCGCGCACGCCCTGTGCGTGGCGCTCCGCAGCCGGGGCCGGACCCTCGGGGTGGTGACCTTCCTGCGTACCGCCGACCGTCCCGCCTTCGAGCGGGAGGACGCGGCCCACGCGGAGAGCGCGGCGGTCCGGGTGGCCTCCGCGGTGGACCTGGCCCTGCTGCTCGACGGCCGTACGGGCGGCTGA
- a CDS encoding alpha/beta fold hydrolase, producing MVRRIDVTGSDGVRLAAWEFTDPPKGRADEASAPGVLLLHGLMGRATHWAAQARWLSERYRVVGLDQRGHGRSEKPADGPYTRDAYVDDVESAVEQLGLGPVTLVGHAMGALTAWQFAAKRPDLVRALVVCDMRASAPGAATQREWSGWFDSWPLPFATLADVRKWFGEDDPWVERPNPARGEFFAEVMAEGDDGWRPVFSRRQMLESRATWVLDAHWEELAQVRCPTLVLRGIDGQLGRAEAQEMVRVLPLGQYAEIPDAGHLAHYDRPDAWRAAVEPFLDQPAGPAPEPVVS from the coding sequence ATGGTGCGGCGCATCGATGTGACGGGCTCGGACGGAGTCCGGCTCGCGGCCTGGGAGTTCACCGATCCGCCCAAGGGGCGCGCGGACGAAGCGAGTGCGCCGGGGGTCTTACTGCTGCACGGACTGATGGGCCGCGCCACCCACTGGGCCGCCCAGGCCCGCTGGCTCTCGGAGCGGTACCGCGTGGTCGGGCTCGACCAGCGCGGCCACGGCCGCAGTGAGAAGCCCGCGGACGGCCCGTACACCCGCGACGCGTACGTGGACGACGTCGAGAGCGCGGTCGAACAGCTCGGCCTGGGCCCGGTGACCCTCGTCGGGCACGCCATGGGGGCCCTCACCGCCTGGCAGTTCGCCGCCAAGCGCCCCGACCTGGTGCGCGCCCTGGTCGTCTGCGACATGCGGGCCTCCGCGCCCGGCGCCGCCACCCAGCGCGAGTGGAGCGGCTGGTTCGACTCCTGGCCGCTGCCCTTCGCAACCCTCGCCGACGTACGGAAGTGGTTCGGCGAGGACGACCCGTGGGTGGAGCGCCCCAACCCCGCGCGCGGCGAGTTCTTCGCCGAGGTGATGGCGGAGGGCGACGACGGCTGGCGGCCGGTCTTCTCCCGCCGCCAGATGCTGGAGTCCCGGGCGACCTGGGTGCTGGACGCGCACTGGGAGGAGCTGGCGCAAGTCCGCTGCCCGACGCTGGTCCTGCGCGGGATAGACGGCCAACTGGGCCGCGCCGAGGCCCAGGAGATGGTCCGGGTGCTGCCGCTCGGACAGTACGCCGAAATCCCCGACGCCGGCCACCTCGCCCACTACGACCGCCCGGACGCCTGGCGCGCGGCCGTCGAACCCTTCCTGGACCAGCCGGCCGGGCCCGCCCCGGAGCCGGTGGTCTCCTGA
- a CDS encoding bifunctional DNA primase/polymerase — protein MLDVEKPITVTGSVPLPPQRGEQLLDAAVRYTEERHWDVFPGSWLEAVDGREQCCCGDAHCALPGAHALRPDWAGAATGSGAAARRMWSKHPSSAILLPTGRSFDVIDVPESAGFLALARMERMELTLGPATCTPDRRMLFFVSPGAAAKVPDLVMHLGWNAASIDLVARGEGHYIAAPPTRIGGRGAVQWARRPTAANRWLPEAEELVSPLSYACAREAADARTRLS, from the coding sequence GTGCTGGACGTGGAAAAGCCGATCACAGTCACGGGAAGCGTCCCGCTCCCCCCGCAGCGCGGCGAGCAACTGCTCGACGCCGCAGTCCGCTACACGGAGGAACGCCACTGGGACGTCTTCCCGGGCAGCTGGCTGGAGGCGGTGGACGGGCGCGAGCAGTGCTGCTGCGGGGACGCGCACTGCGCGCTGCCCGGCGCGCACGCCCTGCGGCCCGACTGGGCGGGAGCGGCGACCGGCAGCGGGGCGGCGGCCCGCCGGATGTGGTCCAAGCACCCGTCCTCCGCCATCCTGTTGCCGACCGGCCGGAGCTTCGACGTGATCGACGTACCGGAGTCGGCGGGCTTCCTGGCGCTCGCGCGGATGGAGCGGATGGAGCTGACGCTCGGCCCGGCCACCTGCACCCCCGACCGCCGCATGCTCTTCTTCGTCTCCCCCGGTGCCGCCGCCAAGGTCCCCGACCTCGTCATGCACCTCGGCTGGAACGCCGCGTCGATCGACCTCGTCGCCCGGGGCGAGGGCCACTACATCGCGGCCCCGCCGACCCGGATCGGCGGCCGGGGCGCGGTCCAGTGGGCCCGTCGCCCCACCGCCGCGAACCGCTGGCTGCCCGAAGCCGAGGAACTCGTCAGCCCGTTGTCGTACGCCTGTGCGCGCGAAGCGGCGGACGCGCGGACGCGCCTTTCGTAA
- a CDS encoding ABC transporter ATP-binding protein — MPDRTEAENAPSPGAADQVGPVPAVRVRGLWKRFGPQTAVSGIDLDLPAGRFIGLVGPNGAGKTTTLSMVTGLLRPDMGKVEIGGHDVWTDPVAVKSRIGVLPEGLRLFERLSGQELLAYNGRLRGISGAETDKRASQLLDVLDLGDARHKLVVDYSTGMRKKIGLAAALLHNPEVLFLDEPFEGVDPVSAQVIRGVLERYTRSGATVVFSSHVMELVESLCDWVAVMAGGRIKAQGRLAEVRGEAPSLQQAFLDLVGARAVDGADGLDWLGGGR, encoded by the coding sequence ATGCCTGACCGGACCGAAGCCGAGAACGCCCCGTCCCCCGGGGCAGCCGATCAGGTGGGACCCGTGCCCGCCGTGCGGGTGCGGGGACTGTGGAAGAGGTTCGGCCCGCAGACGGCCGTCTCCGGGATCGATCTGGACCTGCCGGCGGGCCGGTTCATCGGGCTGGTCGGGCCGAACGGCGCGGGCAAGACGACCACGCTCTCCATGGTGACGGGGCTGCTCCGGCCCGACATGGGCAAGGTCGAGATCGGCGGCCACGACGTGTGGACCGATCCGGTCGCGGTGAAGTCGCGGATCGGGGTGCTGCCCGAGGGGCTGCGGCTCTTCGAGCGGCTCTCCGGTCAGGAACTCCTCGCCTACAACGGCAGGTTGCGCGGGATCTCCGGCGCCGAGACCGACAAGCGGGCCTCCCAGCTGCTGGACGTGCTCGATCTGGGCGACGCGCGGCACAAGCTGGTGGTCGACTACTCGACCGGCATGCGGAAGAAGATCGGCCTGGCGGCGGCCCTGCTGCACAATCCCGAAGTGCTGTTCCTGGACGAGCCGTTCGAAGGGGTCGACCCGGTCTCCGCGCAGGTCATCCGAGGGGTGCTGGAGCGCTACACGCGGTCCGGGGCGACCGTCGTCTTCTCCAGCCATGTGATGGAGCTGGTCGAATCGCTCTGCGACTGGGTGGCGGTGATGGCGGGGGGCCGGATCAAGGCGCAGGGCCGGCTCGCCGAGGTGCGGGGCGAAGCCCCCTCGCTCCAGCAGGCGTTCCTCGACCTGGTGGGCGCGCGTGCGGTGGACGGCGCGGACGGCCTCGACTGGCTGGGCGGCGGCCGATGA